A section of the Paenibacillus aurantius genome encodes:
- the ychF gene encoding redox-regulated ATPase YchF, producing the protein MALKAGIVGLPNVGKSTLFNAITQAGAESANYPFCTIDPNVGVVEVPDERLAKLAEIVVPNRIVPTAFEFVDIAGLVKGASKGEGLGNKFLAHIREVDAIVHVVRCFQDENITHVSGTVDPISDIETINLELILADLDSVEKRIDRSRKNMKGGDKKYAAEVELLERIKETLYADKPARSLELTEDERLLVRDLHLLTMKPILYAANVSEEEVADTDGNPYVQKVCEYAAQEGAEVVPISAKVEAEIAELEGEDKAMFLEELGLEESGLNRLIRAAYRLLGLYTYFTAGVQEVRAWTIRRGMKAPQAAGVIHTDFERGFIRAEVVSYDDLVNAGSMNAAKEKGQLRLEGKEYVVADGDVMHFRFNV; encoded by the coding sequence ATGGCTTTAAAAGCAGGTATCGTCGGGCTGCCGAACGTAGGCAAATCGACGCTCTTCAATGCGATTACGCAGGCGGGGGCCGAATCGGCGAACTACCCATTCTGTACGATTGATCCGAACGTGGGCGTGGTGGAGGTTCCCGATGAACGTCTGGCCAAGCTGGCCGAGATTGTGGTGCCGAACCGCATCGTTCCGACGGCTTTCGAATTTGTCGACATCGCCGGACTGGTCAAGGGAGCGAGTAAGGGCGAAGGGCTCGGCAACAAGTTCCTCGCGCATATCCGCGAGGTGGATGCGATTGTTCACGTCGTCCGCTGCTTCCAGGATGAGAACATCACGCACGTATCCGGCACGGTGGATCCGATCAGCGATATCGAAACGATCAACCTGGAGCTGATTCTGGCCGACCTCGATTCCGTGGAGAAGCGAATCGACCGTTCGCGCAAGAACATGAAGGGCGGAGACAAGAAGTACGCGGCGGAGGTCGAGCTTCTAGAGCGCATCAAGGAGACGCTGTACGCCGATAAGCCGGCCCGCAGCCTCGAGCTGACCGAGGACGAGCGGCTGCTGGTCCGCGACCTGCATCTGCTGACCATGAAGCCGATCCTCTACGCGGCGAACGTCAGCGAAGAGGAAGTCGCCGACACGGACGGCAACCCTTATGTACAGAAGGTATGCGAATACGCCGCCCAGGAAGGGGCGGAGGTCGTTCCGATCAGCGCGAAGGTGGAAGCGGAGATCGCCGAGCTCGAGGGCGAAGACAAGGCCATGTTTCTTGAGGAGCTCGGCCTGGAGGAATCCGGTCTCAACCGGCTGATTCGCGCGGCTTACCGCCTGCTCGGCCTGTACACGTATTTTACCGCCGGCGTTCAGGAGGTACGAGCTTGGACGATCCGCAGAGGAATGAAGGCGCCTCAGGCGGCGGGCGTGATTCATACCGATTTTGAGCGGGGCTTTATCCGGGCCGAAGTTGTTTCCTACGACGACCTGGTGAATGCGGGTTCCATGAACGCCGCGAAGGAAAAGGGCCAGCTTCGGCTCGAAGGCAAGGAATATGTCGTGGCGGACGGCGATGTGATGCATTTCCGCTTTAATGTATAG
- the prfA gene encoding peptide chain release factor 1: MLDKLQALADRYEKLSELLCDPDVANDTKKLREYSKEQSDLQESYEAYMEYKTVSEQLDAAKAMQNEPLDAEMRELVKMEVEELSGRKTELEEKIKVLMLPKDPNDDKNVIVEIRGAAGGDEAALFAGDLYRMYTKYADTQGWKVEVLDSSLNDLGGFKEVIFMVNGKGAYSKLKYESGAHRVQRIPTTESGGRIHTSTSTVAVIPEAEEVEIEIKESDIRVDTFCSSGAGGQSVNTTKSAVRVTHVPTGIVATCQDGKSQNSNKDQAMKVLRARIYDKFLQEEQAKYADERKSKVGTGDRSERIRTYNFPQSRVTDHRIGLTLHRLDSVLNGDMEEIVSALTIATQAELMDKGE, translated from the coding sequence ATGCTAGACAAACTTCAAGCGTTGGCGGACCGCTACGAGAAGCTGAGCGAGCTTCTCTGCGATCCCGACGTGGCGAACGACACGAAGAAGCTGAGGGAGTACTCCAAGGAGCAATCCGATCTTCAGGAGTCGTACGAAGCGTATATGGAATACAAGACGGTTTCCGAGCAGCTCGATGCGGCCAAGGCCATGCAGAATGAACCGCTCGACGCCGAAATGCGCGAGCTGGTGAAGATGGAAGTCGAAGAGCTGAGCGGCCGGAAGACGGAGCTTGAGGAGAAGATCAAAGTCCTTATGCTTCCGAAGGATCCCAATGATGACAAGAACGTAATTGTGGAGATTCGCGGGGCGGCAGGCGGCGACGAAGCGGCCCTGTTCGCAGGGGATCTGTACCGGATGTACACGAAGTATGCCGACACCCAGGGCTGGAAGGTCGAGGTGCTTGATTCCAGCTTGAATGACCTCGGGGGCTTCAAGGAGGTCATCTTTATGGTGAACGGGAAGGGAGCCTACAGCAAGCTGAAATACGAGAGCGGCGCCCATAGGGTCCAGCGGATCCCGACAACGGAATCGGGCGGCCGGATTCACACGTCGACCTCGACGGTGGCCGTTATTCCGGAAGCTGAGGAAGTCGAGATCGAGATCAAGGAAAGCGACATCCGTGTCGATACGTTCTGCTCGAGCGGTGCGGGCGGCCAGTCCGTCAACACGACGAAGTCGGCGGTGCGGGTGACCCACGTACCGACGGGGATCGTGGCCACGTGCCAGGACGGCAAGTCGCAGAACTCCAACAAAGACCAGGCCATGAAGGTGCTGCGGGCAAGAATCTATGACAAATTCCTGCAGGAAGAGCAGGCCAAGTACGCCGACGAGCGCAAGAGCAAGGTGGGCACGGGCGACCGCAGCGAGCGGATCCGCACGTACAACTTCCCGCAAAGCCGCGTCACCGACCACCGGATCGGCTTGACGCTGCACCGGCTCGA